The genome window CAAGTATCCTATTTAATCTCGAGCAATATGGTATTAGCACTGTTGGGAGTTTAGGTGAAGGGCTCCCGTATATCCCAATGCCGGATTTTCCACCGGGCTTACTCCGAGATCTTGTCATTCCATCATTAAACTTGGCAGTGATCAGTTTTGTTAGTTTTATGATGACGGCTCGTAGCTTTGCGAGCAAGAACGGTTATACCGTTGATGCAGACCAAGAACTAAAAGCGTTAGGAATGGCAAATATTGCTTCTGCTTTTGGTCAGGGCTTTGCAGTTAGCGCTGCAAGTAGCCGTACAGCAGTTAATGATATGATGGGCGGGAAAACACAACTAGTTTCTCTTGTTGCCGCGGTAACCATCTTAGCTGTATTACTTTTCTCCATAAATTTATTGGAATATATCCCTATGCCTGCTTTAGGGATAGTTTTAATTATTTCAACTTACTCATTACTTAGTTTTCGCAGTATTTTATCAATGCGAAAACGCAATAGAGAAGCTTTTTTCTTATGTATTTTCACGCTATGTGCAGTGCTGGTGGTTGGTTTGATTAGTGGTGTAGGCTTAGCTGTTTTATTAGGTTTGTTGCAGTTTATCCGAATTATATTTAGACCTACAGATCAACTACTAGGCGTTGATGAACATGGTATGTTGCATTCGATGACATCAGAAAATGATATTCAAGAAGTTGATGGCGTCCTGATTTATCGTTTCAATTCCCCACTTACCTATTTCAATGTGAATTACTTTAAAGAACGTTTAAATAAACATTTAGATAATCAGCGGAAGAGGCCTGCTTGGGTGATTGTGGATGCTGCGGTCAGCTTCACACACAATGATGTGAGCGTATTTTCCACGTTGAATGATATTGTGACATCGTTGAAGGCGAAAGGGGTGACTTTAGTATTAGCAGGGCGCAGAACGTCGCTTAATCGTTGGCTAGAACAAAATAAAATCAATCGTTCAGATGATGACTTATTAGTGGTACCGGATATCTATTTTGCAATCCGTTTAATTCAAAGTAAGCAACAAATTCAAATGAAATGCGTTGAAGAAAGAAAAGCACAAGAATGTCAAAAAGATCTCGGCATATTGGAACATGATTGTGAAAATCGAATTACACCGACGGATATTCGCTCAGATAATACTTAAAAAATAACGTAAATAAAAAGGTATCTTTTGATACCTGAGGTTATTGCCAAAGCGGGATAAATGCGTTGTTTTTCCCGCTTTGTGTTATCTGCGGAAAATTAATTTTTAGTGATTAGCATATATAAACGATAAAAGTAAATTAAAGCGAATGCTGCTACAATATTGTTGAGTAAAAAAGAGATACCATTAATAACAATATGATTCATGTTAAGGTTCCCCAACAGAACACTAATAAGCATTTGAGCAGCCATCCAAATTAAAATCATCGGTAAGGCAACACGCCAATTTGCATAAGCCATTTTCCAGCTTTTTCCCATCGCACTGAAAGGGTTGGTACGTTCTGTTATTAAAATCGCTGGTGCTAAGGAAAAACCAATGGCTAAGACAATACCAGGTAGAACCATAATTGTGATACCTAACTGGATAAGCAGAGAACAGACGACCAATAAAAGGAACATAGAAGGTGCTTTGTTCAGTGATGATGTTATTGCCTGTAGCCCTGTAATATCTTCACCGCGAGACATACCAGAGATATAGGACAATGTACCACAAATAAGGAACAAACTTCCAAAAGTGACGGAGAGGATCAACCCGAAAGAAACACGCAAAATACTACTTTTATCTTCTTCAGATAGACCTAAAATCCAGTCTTGTAACCCCGAATTACCAGATTCAATCATCTGGCTTTGTGCTTGTGCCAGAACACCTATCATCTGTTCACTTGGGATCATCACCGCATAGATAACGAGGCTCACTACGGTGGCTAAAAGCACGATGGTGAAGAGGCCACTCAATTGATTTTTAAAGAAATTGATACTATCACTAATGAGTGAGTTGGCCGAAATGGACATGACACTGCTCCTATCTACAAACGGGATCAAAAATTTATGCCAATTGTAACCGAGTATCACGCCTAGAGGTAGAGAAAGATAATAAAATTCGGGGGGTTAAGAAAAATATAATAGACATAATGATTGAATTTAATTAACCAAAGAAATGAAACTATATAAGTTGTATTTTTAATATATGTTTAAGTTTCGGAATAAATATATATATTTCGAAATCAAATTTTTATTTTGTTAGTTATCTTCCAAAAATTGATTTAAATCAAAATTAAAAAAATAATAAATGAAATAATAAATCCATATTTATTGGTTTACCTCTAAATTAGTAAAAGATGTGATCTTGATTTGAACATCAATTTAAATAATGCGGTATATTTTCCTAAAATAAAAACACAGGAATGGGATTGATAATGAAAAAACTCACTGCGCTTGTATTAGCTGCTGCAACTTTAGCTCCAGCAGTTTCTATTGCTCATGAAGCTGGCGACTTTCTTTTCCGCGCGGGTACTGCTACAGTCAGACCTAATGTTGGAGGAGATGATGTTAAGATTAATGGTTTAGGTAATTTAGGTACGTTTGGAGCGAATAATAATACTCAATTAGGTTTAACTTTTGGGTATATGATCACTGATAATATCGGTGTGGAATTATTAGCAGCAACTCCGTTTGAGCATAAAGTTGGCACAGGCCCAACAGGTAATATTGCAACAGTTAAACATTTACCACCAACATTAATGGCACAATATTATTTTGGTAGTAAAGAAGATAAATTACGTCCTTATTTAGGTGCGGGTGTTAACTATACCTTCTTCTTTGATGAGAAATTTAACTCAACAGGAAAGACGGCAGGTTTATCTGATCTAGACTTATCAAGCTCATGGGGCTTTGCAGCACAAGCTGGTATGGACTACATGCTGACCGATAACTGGATGTTAAACGCCTCTGTTTGGTGGATGAATATTGAAACGGATGTGAAATTTAAAGCAGGTGGCGAACAGTATAAAGTTGATACTCGTTTAGACCCATTTGTATTTATGTTCGGTGCGGGTTACCGTTTCTAAGAATTTGATAGGATGCAATACAGGTAATACCTGAATTCTGATGGATTAGAGTGAAGTAGGAAATCCGAGAATATTCGTATTCTCGGATTTTTCAATTTCCATGAACTACAAATATATATTTAACAACCTGGCAGTAAAATAATAACCATAAAGATTGATGATGGTATAATATATTAATTGGTGTATAGCGTGATAATAAAGTAAATACACTTATTGGTTATCTTATTTTATTAAGATAAATAAGATTGAATAACAAAATATCGGCATTATCTACATAAAAATAAAAAGCCGAATATAGGAGTGATATTCAGCTTTAAGGTATGATTAAATTTTAAGATATTAACTTACCAAAACCATTGCACATTTAACCCCGCATTGACGCTACTAGTTTCATATTCATCAGGTTTATAAAGTGGCACACCTAAAAATAAGTCATAGCTGAATATATTAACATTACCTCTCATACCAATAGCCGTTACTAATAGTTGGTCATCAGAATAGAGATCTAGCGGATAACCCCCCCCAAGTATTCGACCATAGTCAATAGCGTAATAGGGATAAAAGGAAAAGCCAGGAATATAAAAGTTAAACTCATTACGCAGGTAAAACCCCTTATCACCGATCAGTGAAAACTCTTCATCGAAACCACGAACAGTCCAACGGCTACCTAACGAAAATTGATCTTGAATAGTTAAACGGTCTCGTGAATATTGTACAAACAGTTGTGGGTTATAACTCATAATAAAATTGTCAAATGAGAAGGGGAACATTCCCGAAATATCGGCAGTATAAACACGGCTCATTGTGCTGACATCACCATATTTCATATCCCAACTTTCTTCGGCACCAAACCAAGGTACGTTACGTTGATGGTATAATGATGCATCAATGGTAGAATTGTTGATATTTTGACGATGGCTAATACCCAGTTTAAGGCTGGTAAGGTCTCGTTGTTGGGAAAGTAGGCTGACATCCTCCAACTTATATTTTGATTTTCTTTTAATCAATTGGATTGACGCTGTATCTTTAAACGTTTGGCCGCGCAAAAAAACATTACTGGCCGTAGCGTTATAATATTTACTGTCACCATAATATTTATAGCTAAGTACAGAGTCATTAATAGTTTGTTTATAGTCACTTTTACTTGCGTACAATGAGAAAAGCCAATAATTATAGGGAACAGCATAATAAATAGAAGCATTACTGGTGCTGTTTCGTGCTTGGTTTTTTGCATCTTTTCCGGCGGAGACATATAAGGTATCGTTTAAGCTCGTTAGGTTATTAGCATACAGAGTTACTCCAACTTGGTCTTTACCCGTTTGGCGACTTCCAGAGTTATTGTAAATAGTGTTTTATATATCCAGTGCGAAAAATACTAATTTAATCAAATGGTAATGTTTACTCCGCCACAGATATAATAAGAGAAAGTACTAGTATAATAACGCGTATCTGTTAATTTTAATATTGGTGATTTATATATTATGATTAGTTATTTTGAACTATTTGAGGGATTTTAAACTGAAAAATACTGAATATATTTAAATAATATTTCTAAAAATAACGTTAAAAGGATTGAAAATCGCCCAGACAAAATTTAATTATATGATTTAAGTAATCAAGCCAATAAACTTAAGTATGACTTGATTACTATTTATTGTTTAGCCTATTTCTGTGTTGCTGCTTTCATTTTTGCAACAAACTCAGTTAATGATGTAAGCATAACATCAGGGCGATTTAAGTTGTTTTCGATGATTTTAACCACGGCGGAACCAGAAATTGCACCTGCTGCACCATTTTTAATCGCTTCTTTGACTTGTTTAGGTTCAGATATCCCAAAACCTT of Providencia rettgeri contains these proteins:
- a CDS encoding Probable sulfate transporter Rv1739c/MT1781, with product MIKAQLFVWMPGLKTLFNYQRSDLGSDVKAGLSVAAVALPVAIAYAELMGVNAIVGLYSCILPMFFYALFGTSKQLIIGPDAATCAVIAAAVAPLAMGDETVRWQLIIVMSFMTGVWCLIAAKFRLGTFADFLSRPILQGLLNGVALTIIVSQISKVFGISTLPSGFIERLIALPLALAETHIPTLLVAIATLVVTLVIKRVRSKWPSLLIAMVLATAASILFNLEQYGISTVGSLGEGLPYIPMPDFPPGLLRDLVIPSLNLAVISFVSFMMTARSFASKNGYTVDADQELKALGMANIASAFGQGFAVSAASSRTAVNDMMGGKTQLVSLVAAVTILAVLLFSINLLEYIPMPALGIVLIISTYSLLSFRSILSMRKRNREAFFLCIFTLCAVLVVGLISGVGLAVLLGLLQFIRIIFRPTDQLLGVDEHGMLHSMTSENDIQEVDGVLIYRFNSPLTYFNVNYFKERLNKHLDNQRKRPAWVIVDAAVSFTHNDVSVFSTLNDIVTSLKAKGVTLVLAGRRTSLNRWLEQNKINRSDDDLLVVPDIYFAIRLIQSKQQIQMKCVEERKAQECQKDLGILEHDCENRITPTDIRSDNT
- the yciC gene encoding Uncharacterised protein family (UPF0259), translated to MSISANSLISDSINFFKNQLSGLFTIVLLATVVSLVIYAVMIPSEQMIGVLAQAQSQMIESGNSGLQDWILGLSEEDKSSILRVSFGLILSVTFGSLFLICGTLSYISGMSRGEDITGLQAITSSLNKAPSMFLLLVVCSLLIQLGITIMVLPGIVLAIGFSLAPAILITERTNPFSAMGKSWKMAYANWRVALPMILIWMAAQMLISVLLGNLNMNHIVINGISFLLNNIVAAFALIYFYRLYMLITKN
- the ompW gene encoding Outer membrane protein W precursor, whose translation is MKKLTALVLAAATLAPAVSIAHEAGDFLFRAGTATVRPNVGGDDVKINGLGNLGTFGANNNTQLGLTFGYMITDNIGVELLAATPFEHKVGTGPTGNIATVKHLPPTLMAQYYFGSKEDKLRPYLGAGVNYTFFFDEKFNSTGKTAGLSDLDLSSSWGFAAQAGMDYMLTDNWMLNASVWWMNIETDVKFKAGGEQYKVDTRLDPFVFMFGAGYRF
- the shlB_3 gene encoding Hemolysin transporter protein shlB precursor, with the protein product MYASKSDYKQTINDSVLSYKYYGDSKYYNATASNVFLRGQTFKDTASIQLIKRKSKYKLEDVSLLSQQRDLTSLKLGISHRQNINNSTIDASLYHQRNVPWFGAEESWDMKYGDVSTMSRVYTADISGMFPFSFDNFIMSYNPQLFVQYSRDRLTIQDQFSLGSRWTVRGFDEEFSLIGDKGFYLRNEFNFYIPGFSFYPYYAIDYGRILGGGYPLDLYSDDQLLVTAIGMRGNVNIFSYDLFLGVPLYKPDEYETSSVNAGLNVQWFW